A stretch of Rhododendron vialii isolate Sample 1 chromosome 4a, ASM3025357v1 DNA encodes these proteins:
- the LOC131324781 gene encoding ribonuclease MRP protein subunit POP4, whose protein sequence is MTTDTILQDQKKRTSDALQRRFALAEAELCVQQQKNKKRPHEENKEVTLDVTSSSADVTDALFKPSSNASSKKGNFSFSGHNTAQDVEANHATYFELSHPVHENLLPTSLKISDRRGNTVSRVLHDLLQSGDSAQKYMQGSRSMKIDNWILLDNVVQDRGRSLDARIRALQTHSKRSKKHMSMKQHRRCGSLDLPQEFYNFDIFKPMHEMWKGYMNQLLKSAGKNQLAQYLLAADLHGAMILVVQCKVASYNGVIGIMIRETTETFGIITQDNKFRVVPKKLSVFMFQVDCWKITLHGDKLTSRNVGS, encoded by the exons ATGACGACTGACACAATTCTTCAAGATCAAAAGAAACGCACCTCCGATGCGTTACAGCGAAGGTTTGCCCTTGCGGAAGCTGAGCTTTGTGTACAACAACAGAAGAACAAAAAGAGACCTCAtgaagaaaataaggaagttaCTCTTGACGTAACTTCTTCTTCCGCTGATGTGACTGATGCATTATTCAAACCCTCTTCAAATGCTTCATCCAAgaaag GGAACTTCTCCTTCTCCGGCCACAACACAGCACAAG ACGTGGAAGCTAATCATGCAACATATTTTGAACTCTCTCATCCTGTACACGAGAATCTGCTGCCAACAAGTCTAAAG ATTTCTGACAGAAGAGGAAACACAGTCAGTCGGGTTTTGCACGACCTCCTCCAAAGTGGTGATTCAGCTCAGAAGTACATGCAGGGATCCAGAAGCATGAAAATTGACAACTGGATTCTTCTTGATAATGTAGTTCAAGATCGTGGTAGATCTCTTGATGCTCGTATCAGGGCTTTGCAGACTCACTCTAAGCGGTCTAAAAAGCACATGTCTATGAAGCAACATAGAAGATGTGGATCATTAGATTTGCCTCAAGAGTTCTATAA CTTCGATATTTTCAAGCCAATGCATGAAATGTGGAAAGGCTACATGAACCAACTTCTTAAAAGTGCTGG GAAAAATCAGTTGGCACAATACCTTCTCGCTGCAGATCTACACGGTGCTATGATTCTAG TTGTCCAGTGTAAAGTAGCTTCCTACAATGGAGTGATTGGTATCATGATTCGTGAAACTACAGAAACATTTGGGATAATTACACAAGATAATAAATTCCGAG TTGTGCCCAAAAAGCTTTCTGTTTTTATGTTCCAAGTTGATTGCTGGAAAATTACATTGCATGGAGACAAACTTACCTCAAGGAATGTAGGATCGTGA